A genome region from Carassius gibelio isolate Cgi1373 ecotype wild population from Czech Republic chromosome A23, carGib1.2-hapl.c, whole genome shotgun sequence includes the following:
- the LOC127945095 gene encoding rho-related GTP-binding protein RhoA-C translates to MAAIRKKLVIVGDGACGKTCLLIVFSKDQFPEVYVPTVFENYVADIEVDGKQVELALWDTAGQEDYDRLRPLSYPDTDVILMCFSVDSPDSLENIPEKWTPEVKHFCPNVPIILVGNKKDLRNDDHTRRELAKMKQEPVKPEEGRDMANRINAFGYLECSAKTKDGVREVFEMATRAALQARKRGKKTGCLLL, encoded by the exons ATGGCTGCCATTCGTAAGAAGCTGGTCATAGTGGGCGATGGAGCCTGTGGAAAGACCTGTTTGCTCATTGTTTTCAGTAAAGATCAGTTTCCTGAAGTCTACGTGCCTACAGTCTTTGAGAACTATGTTGCAGACATCGAGGTCGATGGAAAACAG GTGGAGCTTGCCTTATGGGACACGGCTGGACAGGAGGACTATGATCGGTTAAGACCGCTCTCGTACCCCGACACCGATGTCATTCTGATGTGCTTTTCTGTTGACAGTCCCGATAGCTTGG AGAACATTCCAGAAAAGTGGACACCAGAGGTGAAGCATTTCTGTCCGAATGTTCCCATCATCCTCGTTGGTAACAAAAAGGATCTCCGAAATGATGACCACACACGAAGGGAACTTGCCAAAATGAAACAG GAGCCTGTGAAGCCAGAGGAGGGGCGAGACATGGCCAACCGAATCAACGCCTTTGGTTATTTAGAATGCTCAGCCAAGACCAAAGACGGCGTGAGAGAGGTGTTTGAGATGGCCACCAGGGCGGCGCTGCAGGCCAGGAAACGGGGCAAAAAGACGGGCTGCCTGCTGTTATAG
- the LOC127944312 gene encoding desmocollin-1 yields MDVNDHAPVFNRDVYELTVDESTPQGNPLVTVLITDNDQPGSANAQFTLRIVSVSPAASGALFFIQQRTGELTGTISFNGSLDYQESQKYRILVEAKDHGEKMQLSSTSTVILNLIGKHNQLTERTRDGGDSSVFMKQVGETESKETGPMLDANELAMCLSEETVDIPAINPDLYSPPLHFQLTGDVQGKWRLQSNYGPSVRLIKESAVRAGDHEVTLEISDSQGQQSVQTLSLRVCDCDVSARCTALRNPTIKLNAAAIAVIIISVLVLLGVLLMLCRFRTDIYKGLVDGADQS; encoded by the exons ATGGATGTTAACGACCACGCTCCTGTTTTCAATCGGGATGTGTATGAACTCACAGTAGATGAATCAACACCACAAG GCAATCCTCTGGTCACAGTGCTGATCACAGACAACGATCAGCCTGGCTCAGCGAACGCTCAGTTTACTCTGAGAATCGTCTCGGTGTCTCCCGCTGCCTCCGGTGCACTGTTCTTCATCCAGCAGAGAACAGGAGAGCTGACAGGAACCATCTCTTTCAACGGATCCCTTGATTATCAG GAGAGCCAGAAATACAGGATCCTGGTTGAAGCGAAGGATCATGGGGAGAAGATGCAGCTCTCCAGCACAAGCACAGTGATACTGAACCTCATCGGCAAACACAACCAGCTCACCGAGAGAACA AGAGATGGCGGTGATTCCTCCGTATTCATGAAACAAGTGGGTGAAACGGAGAGTAAGGAGACTGGACCGATGCTGGACGCCAACGAACTGGCCATGTGTCTGTCTGAGGAGACGGTTGATATTCCAGCTATCAATCCAGACCTGTACAGCCCACCCTTACACTTCCAGCTGACTGGAGACGTCCAGGGCAAATGGAGGCTTCAGTCGAACTACG GTCCATCTGTGAGACTGATCAAAGAGAGCGCTGTACGTGCGGGAGATCATGAGGTGACCCTGGAGATCTCGGACAGTCAGGGCCAGCAGTCCGTCCAGACGCTCTCACTGCGTGTGTGCGACTGTGATGTTTCTGCACGCTGCACTGCGCTCAGAAACCCAACAATAAAGCTGAACGCCGCTGCCATCGCTGTCATAATCATCAGCGTCCTGGTGCTGCTGG GGGTCCTGCTGATGTTGTGTCGGTTCAGAACAGACATCTACAAAGGTTTAGTGGACGGAGCAGACCAATCGTGA